The genomic DNA GCGGCCGTAGGCCGGGGAGCGTTCGGCTCCGACGGCTCAGGGGTCTCCGAGGGCCCCGAAGCCTCCGCCGGCCTCGAAACCTCCGTAGCCTTCACGGGCTCCGAAGCCCCTGAAGCCCCTGAAGCCTCCGAAGCCCCTGAAGCCTTCGGGGCCGTCGAGGTTGCCGGCGGCCGCGTCTCGCCCTCGGCGGCTGGATTCACCCCGGTGTTCGAGGTGGTCAACGCGGGACGGGGTGCCCGAGCGGTCCGTGCGGCGTCCTCGGCGGAGGAGCCGATGAGCTTGGCGTACACGGTGCGCTTGCGTCCGCGCGGGCTCGTGCGCCCCGTCTCCCAGGAACGGACGGTGGCACGCGTGACGCCGACCGCCGCCGCGACCTGCTCCTCGGTCAGCGATTTCGCCTCACGCAGCCTGCGGCGCTCCTTGGGGGAGGGCAGGGGGTCGGCAGCGGCCGTGTCGGTCGTGCTCCGAGTCATGGGTGACCCCCGGCGGTGCTGCGCTGGGTGAAAAAGTACATAAACGTATATTGAGCGACACAGCGGCCGTTCGCCCGTTACACGGAATAAGCGCGTGTCGTTGGCAGCATGGCAGCGTGACCCAAGTGACCGAGCGCAGCCCGATGTTGTCGGCCGAGCGGGGCAGGTCCGCCGCGCTGGCCTCCGCTTTTCTGCGCGGGGTGATCGCGGCGGGGCTCGGGCTCGGCTCGCTCGCCGTGCTTGTCATGGTGCTGTGGATCAGCTCTCCGTACCCGGACAGCGGACCCGGCGGAGCCCTGCACGTCGCGGCGGGGCTCTGGCTGCTCGCGCATGGCGCCGAACTCGTCAGAACCGACACCCTCAGCGGGATCCCGGCCCCCGTGGCGACCGTTCCGCTGCTGCTCTCCCTGCTGCCGGTCTGGCTGGCGCACCGGGCCGCCCGGGGCGCGGCGGACCCCGACGAGGGGCGCCCCCGGCCGTCCCCGGCCGGTGCCTTCGGCGCGGTCACGACCGGATATCTGCTGGTCGCGGCCGGTGCCGTGGCCTATGCGCGTGACGGTTCGCTGAGCGCGGACCCGGACACGCTGGCGTTCCCGCTGGCCGTCGTGGTGGCCGGTGCCGCGGCGGCCGGGGTGTGGACGGCGGGCGGGCGGCCGCTGGGCCCGGTGCCGTCCTGGGCGCCGCTGTGGATTCAGGAGGCGGTCGCGCGCACCCTGTTCCGGACCCGGGCCGAGGCGGTGTGCCGGTCCGCCGCGGCCGGGGTGATGGTGCTGCTCGGCGGTGGTGCGCTGGTGGTCGCGGCGGGGCTGGTGTGGCACATGGAGGCGGCCCGGGAGACGTTCCTCGCGCTCTCGGGCGACTGGGCGGGGCGGTTCGCCGTGCTCCTGCTGGCCCTGGCGCTCGTGCCGAACGCCGCGCTGTGGGGTGCCTCGTACGGGCTGGGGCCGGGGTTCGCGCTCGGTACGGGGGCCACGGTCACCCCGATGGCCTTCGCCGGGAGCCCGGCCCTGCCCGAGTTCCCGCTGCTGGCGGCGCTGCCGGACCAGGGGCCGGGTTCGCCCGTCAACTGGGCGGCCGCGGCCGTGCCCCTCGCGGCCGGGCTGGCCGTCGCCTGGTTCACCGTACGCAGGGCGGTTCCCGAACCGGCGGTACGGGACGGGGCCTGGAGCGTGGGGGAGACGGTGCTGGTGACGGGGCTCGCCGCGGGGGGATGCGGGGCCGGTACGGCGGTGCTCACGGCGATGGCCGGGGGCCCGCTCGGCACCGGGGCGCTGGCGGAGTTCGGGCCCGTGTGGTGGCTGACGGGCCCGGCAGCCCTGGCGTGGACGGCCGCCATCGCCGTACCGCTGGTGCTGCTGCTCCGGATGTGGCGGCTGCGGGAGACCGGGTGGGCACGGCGGCGTCGGAGCGGGCCGGAGGCGGCGGGGGAGGAGGCCGGCGCGGCGGCGCCCGGCGCGCGACAGCCGGCGCCGGCCCCCGGGGGCGAAGGCGGCCGAAGCGGCGTGCGGGACGGCGCACACGGCGGCGTACTTGGCGGCGTGCATGACGCGCACGGCGAGAGCGACGATGCCGCGCCGGAGATCACCGGGCGGCGGCGCCGGTGGCGGCGGAAGCGCGGGGCCGGGGACGGTGCGGAGGGGACGGGAGGAGCCGGCGGCGCGGCCCTGCCCGGTCCCGTGTCCATGTCCGGCCCGGCGGACCCCGCACCCGGGGCGGTCGCGGGGTTCGAACCGTACGACTTCCTGCCGACCGATCCCTGGCACGACGGGAAGGAGGCCACGGAGGCCCGGTGGGCTTCCCTCCGGCAGGACTCCGAAGGGCTCGAGGCCGACTTCCGGCCGGAGCTTCCCGCAGGTCCGCCGGAGCTCCTGGCGGACCCACCGGAGCCCCCGGTGGAATCGCGGGAGCCCTCGGCGGCCCCGGAGTCCGGCCGGGCGGCTACTTCTTGACGCCGAAGAAGGGCTCCAGCGGCTTCGGCAGGAGATCGTTGCAGGCCAGCGCGCCGGACTTGGTGAGGGCGTCGTTCACGCACGTGTAGTAGTCGCGGTAGACCAGCTGGACCGTGAAGGACGTCGCGACGATCGAGAGTGCGAGCAGGGCGGTCACCAGGCCGCTGACCGCCGCCGTGGTCTGCGGCCGGTTGCCGCCGCTCCGGCCGGCCGTCGCGGGCGGCGCGGCCCCGTCGCCCGCCCCCGCCCCTGCCGGGCCGGCCGTCGCAGGGGTGCCCGCGCCGCTGGCCGCTGCCGTGCCGTCCGTCGCGGACGCGCCCTTGGGCTTGGCGCGCAGGGAGCTGATGGCCCAGTAGACGGAGAGCGCGCCCAGGAGCAGGGCGATCTCCGGGAAGTCGAAGAGGGCGAAGAAGAACGCCCACATGCCGCCGAGCACCGCGTAGCGGGCGCGCCGCTGGGCGGGGTCGGTCGGGTCCCAGCGCAGTCCGCCCGGGTTGCCCTCGGGGCCGCCCTTGCCACCGCCCGGCCCGCCGCCGGGGCGGCTGCCGAAGCCGCCGGTGCCCCGGCCGGGCTGCTGGTCGCTCCACTGACTGCCCCAGGCCGGGCGGTCGCCGGACGGGCCGTTGCCGGAGCCGTCATCCTCCCCGTCACCCTCCCCGTTGCCGTTCGTGGGCGAGGACGGGTGGCGTGGCTGCCAGGGCTGGTCGGGCCGGTCCGCGGGCGGCGGCGCGAACGGATTGTCATCGGTGGGCCCGGCGGAACCCGGAGCGCCGGAGGAACCCGGCGTACCCGAGGGACCGGACGGCCCGGAGGAACCCGGCGTACCGGAGGAACGAGAGAGGCGGAAGGCGGTGCGGCGGCGTCGGTCCGGCATGTGGTGAACGTCTTCCCCATCTCGTCATGTCCGCCCCGAGGACGGTTCGTCCGCCCGGTGGGCGGTTCGCTGTCCCCTGACGCTACCTCCCGGTCACGCCCCCGTCCCGTGGGGGCCGCTGGGTGTGCCGGTATCGTTGCTGACGGTCGGCTCGTTCGTAGAGTTCCCCGTATCGAGGGGCGAGATTCTTTCGTACGACCGTACAAAGAGCACCGCACGCACATCGCACCTGCCTTACCACGCGAGAAAGGGCCCAGCTGTGGCCTCCCCGCCCCCCTCCGCCGCTCCGGCCCGCCTGGTCGTGCTGGTCTCCGGCTCCGGTACGAATCTCCAGGCCCTGCTCGACGCCATCGGCGACGACCCCGAGGGCTACGGCGCCCAGGTCGTCGCGGTCGGCGCGGACCGTGACGACATCGTCGGCCTGGAGCGTGCCGAGCGTGCCGGGCTGCCCACTTTCGTGTGCAAGGTCAAGGACCATGCCACCCGCGAGGAGTGGGACGCGGCGCTCACGGCCGCCACGGCCGCGCACCGCCCGGACCTCGTCGTCTCCGCGGGATTCATGAAGATCGTGGGCAGGACGTTCCTCGCCGCGTTCGGCGGCCGGTTCATCAACACACACCCCGCCCTGCTCCCCAGCTTTCCCGGTGCCCATGGGGTGCGCGACGCGCTCGCGTACGGCGTGAAGGTCACCGGCTGCACCGTCCACTTCGTCGACGACGGCGTCGACACCGGTCCGATCATCGCGCAGGGCGTGGTCGAGGTGACCGAAGAGGACACGCCGGAGGGCGAAGCCGCTCTCCATGAACGCATCAAGGAAGTCGAGCGCAAGCTGCTCGTCGAGGCCGTGGGGCGACTCGCCCGTGACGGCCATCGCATTGAGGGACGAAAGGTTCATCTCGGTCATGTCGGTGAATAAGCCCATCCGCCGCGCCCTGGTCAGTGTCTACGACAAGACGGGGCTCGAAGACCTCGCCCGCGGTCTGCACGAGGCGGGCGTCGAGCTCGTCTCCACCGGCTCCACCGCCGGGCGGATCGCCGCCGCCGGAGTGCCGGTCACCAAGGTCGAGGAGCTCACCGGTTTCCCCGAGTGCCTCGACGGCCGCGTGAAGACACTGCACCCCCGCGTGCACGCCGGCATCCTGGCCGACCTGCGCCTGGACACCCACCGTGAGCAGCTCGCCGAGCTCGGCGTGGAGCCGTTCGACCTCGTGGTCGTCAACCTGTACCCGTTCAAGGAGACCGTCGCCTCCGGCGCCTCCGACGACGAGTGCGTGGAGCAGATCGACATCGGCGGCCCCTCGATGGTCCGCGCCGCCGCCAAGAACCACCCGTCCGTCGCCGTCGTGACGAGCCCCGAGCGGTACGCCGACGTCCTCGCCGCCGTCGCCGCGGGCGGCTTCGACCTGAGCGCCCGCAAGCGCCTGGCCGCCGAGGCCTTCCAGCACACCGCCGCGTACGACGTGGCCGTGGCCTCCTGGTTCGCGGCCGACTACGCCGCCGCCGACGACTCGGGCTTCCCCGACTTCTTCGGTACGACGTACGAGCGCGGCAACGTCCTGCGCTACGGCGAGAACCCGCACCAGCCCGCCGCCCTCTACACCTCGGGCGCCGGCGGCCTGGCCGAGGCGGAGCAGCTGCACGGCAAGGAGATGTCGTACAACAACTACACGGACACCGACGCCGCGCGCCGGGCCGCGTACGACCACGCCGAGCCCTGTGTCGCGATCATCAAGCACGCCAACCCGTGCGGGATCGCGATCGCCGACGATGTCGCCGAGGCGCACCGCAACGCGCACGCCTGTGACCCGCTGTCCGCCTTCGGCGGGGTCATCGCCGTCAACCGCCCGGTGACCGTCGCCATGGCCGAGCAGGTCGCGGAGATCTTCACCGAGGTCATCGTCGCCCCGGCGTACGAGGACGGTGCCGTCGAGGTGCTGGCCCGCAAGAAGAACATCCGCGTACTGCGCTGCCCCGACGGCCCGGCCGCCCCGGTGGAGGTCAAGCCCATCGACGGCGGAGCGCTGCTCCAGGTCACCGACCGGCTCCAGGCCGAGGGCGACGACCCGGCCAACTGGACCCTCGCCACCGGTGAGGCACTCTCCGCGGACGAGCTGAAGGAGCTCGCCTTCGCGTGGAAGGCCTGTCGCGCGGTCAAGTCCAACGCGATCCTGCTCGCCAAGGACGGCGCCTCGGTCGGCGTCGGCATGGGCCAGGTCAACCGCGTCGACTCCGCCAAGCTCGCCGTCGAGCGGGCGGGCGAGGAGCGGGCGCGCGGGGCGTACGCCGCCTCCGACGCGTTCTTCCCGTTCCCGGACGGCCTGGAGATCCTCACCGCGGCCGGCATCAGGGCCGTGGCCCAGCCCGGTGGATCGGTCCGCGACGAGCTGGTCATCGAGGCCGCGAAGAAGGCGGGCGTGACCATGTACTTCACCGGAACGCGCCACTTCTTCCACTGAGCCGCGACCGAGCCCCCGGCCGCACCCCTCTCCCGGGGTGCGGCGGGGGCCGCACCGTGTCCGGGATATCCGGGAATTCAGGTCTTGGTCGTGCCTCTGTTCTAATAAACCGCCGTGGAAATCCGTTGCGGGGGCGTCGTGCTTGATCTGAACAAGAGGAAGACGGGCCGGTCCGCCGTACCGGCACCGGGCGGTCCGCCGGACGAGGTCCCGGCCTCCACCGCGGACCGGGTCCCCCTGCGCCCGTATCTGATCGCCGCCGCGGTGCTGTGCGCGCTGTACTTCCTGTACTCGCACCTCCAGTACAGCCGCTTCGGCTCGCCCTCCTGGGACCTGGGGATCTTCGAGCAGGAGGTACGGGCGTACGCCGGACTGAACGCTCCCGTCGTCGACATCAAGGGCCCCGGCTATCTGATACTCGGCGACCACTTCAGCCCCGTCGTGGCGCTGCTCGCCCCGCTCTACTGGATCTGGCCGTCCGCCGAAGCCCTGCTGTTCGCGCAGGCCGCACTCTTCGCGGCCTCCGCCGTCATCGTCGGCCGCACCGCGCAGCAGATCCTGGGCGGCCGTGCGGGCATGTGCGTCACCGTCGCGTACGGGCTGTCCTGGGGACTCCAGGAGGCGGTGAAGTCCGACTTCCACGAAATCGCCTTCGCCGTACCGCTGCTCGCGCTCGTCTGCCGGGCCCTGCTCACCCGGCGGTGGACGGCCGCCGTCCTGTGGTCCCTGCCCCTGGTCCTGGTCAAGGAGGACCTGGGCGCCACGGTCGCCGTCGTCGGCCTTCTGCTCTTCCTGTACGGCCGCCGCCTCCAGGGCGCCCTGCTGGCGGCCTTCGGCGTGCTGGCCTTCGCCGTCACCGTCCTCGTCCTGATACCGGCGGCCAGCAGCGAGGGAACGTACGACTACTGGACGAAGATCGACAAGAACGGGGAGCAGGACGTCTCCCTGTTCGACTCCGTCCTCGGCGTCCTCAACTCCTCGGTCAAGATCGAGATGCTGGTCTTCCTGGTCGGCATCACCGCCTTCATGGCACTGCGCTCGCCCCTGATCCTGCTCGTCGTGCCCACGCTCGGCTGGCGTCTGCTGTCCCAGGACTCCCACCACTGGGGCATGGTCTGGCACTACAGCGCCATCCTCATGCCCGTGGTGTTCCTGGCCATGTGCGACGGAATCCGTCGCAGCCGCGACTCCGCGCGGCCGTGGCTCGCCTCGTACGCGAAGGTCGCCGTACCCGTCGCCACCGCGATCGCCGTGGCCCTCACCCAGCATCTGCCGCTGCGCGACGTGCTGCGCCCTGAGACCTACCGCACCGACGCGCGCGTCCACGCGGCCCGGGAGGCGCTGGAGGCCATCCCCGCCGGGGCACGGGTCGAGACGGACATCACGCTGATGGCGCACCTCACGGGCGACCGCACCGTCTACTGGATCGGCGGGGCCCCGGGCACGGCCCCCGACATCGTCGCGGTCAACCTGGACTTCGGCTGGTCGCGGCCGATCACCGACCCGGTGGCGTACGCCGAGCAGCTCCACCCCGAGGCGCAGTACCGGCTCAAGCACCGGGCCGGGAGCTTCGTGGTCATGGAGCGCACGACACCGGCCCCGTCGGACATCCCCGGCCGCTGAGCCCGGCCGGCCACCGGCACTCCTGCCGCTTCCGTGCACGGCCGCTCCCGTGCACGGCTGTTCACGCGGACGGCCGCTCCTGCCGGGGGGCCGTTTCCGAGAGCGTCCGGGAAACGCGCGGAGGCCGCGACCCGTCGAACGGGTGCGGCCTCCGAGGCGAGCGGGTCGGGGCGGGGTCAGCCGGCCTTGACGACCACCGACGAGCAGACCTTGTCCGCGAACGTCTGCTTCTTCGAGTCCCACAGCGGCCACAGCCAGCCGATGTAGCAGGCGGCGCTGTCCAGGAAGTGGGCCAGGCGGCGCACGAAGGCCATGCCGAAGCCGAGCGGACGGCCGTCGGCCTCGCGCAGCAGGCGGATGCCCACGGCCTTCTTGCCGATCGTCTGGCCGGTGGAGCCCTCCAGGTACAGCAGCCAGATGGCGACGCCGATCAGACCGAGGAAGCCGATGATGGCCAGGACGCCGCCCGCGCCGTCGCCCATGGCGCCGCCCACGGCCACCACGGCGTACGGGACCGCGAGGATCAGCCCGTCGATGATGAGCCCGCCCAGGCGCAGGCCCCAGTGGGCCAGCTCGGGCATGCCGCCGCCGTAGCCGGCCTGCTGCGGGTAGCCGCCGCCGTAGGGCTGGCCGGGCTGCTGCTGGGGGTAGCCGTAACCCTGCGGCGGGACACCCTGGGGAGCCTGCTGCGGGTAGCCGTAGCCGGGCTGCTGGCCCTGGGGCGGCTGGCCGGGCTGCTGCCCGTACGGGTTGTTCGGGTCGCCGAAGCTCATGGGGTGTTCCTTCAACAGACGTGCGGGGACGGATGCGGCCACACGGAGGAAGGAACAGGTCAGCGGTCCGCCCCCCGTACTACCGCGGCACTGCGAATATCATCGTTATAAGCCGTACGTAAGTTTGTCCAGTCCGGCCCTCCAGGTGTTGTGCAAGTGCAACCTTGTGTCCATGGGGGACCCGCAATTGGTATGCGGGCGGGGTCATCCGCGAGGATGGGAACATGACTGCCCAGATTCTCGATGGCAAGGCCACCGCTGCCGCGATCAAATCCGATCTGACCGTCCGTGTGGCGGCCCTCAAGGCGCAGGGCATCGTCCCCGGCCTGGGAACCCTGCTCGTCGGGGACGACCCGGGCAGCCGCTGGTACGTGAACGGCAAGCACCGTGACTGCGCGCAGGTCGGCATCGGCTCCATCCAGCGCGAACTCCCCGACACCGCCACGCAGGAGGAGATCGAGGAGGTCGTACGGGAGCTCAACGCCAACCCCGAATGCACGGGCTACATCGTTCAGCTCCCGCTGCCCAAGGGCATCGACACCAACCGGGTCCTGGAACTGATGGACCCGGCCAAGGACGCCGACGGCCTGCACCCGATGAGCCTCGGCCGGCTGGTCCTCAACGAGACCGGCCCGCTGCCCTGCACCCCGCAGGGTGTCGTCCAGCTGCTCCGTGCCCACGGTGTGGAGATCAACGGCGCGCATGTCGTGGTCGTCGGCCGCGGTGTCACCATCGGCCGCTCGATCCCGCTGCTGCTGACCCGTAAGACCGAGAACGCCACCGTCACCCAGTGCCACACCGGTACGCGTGATCTCTCCGCCCACCTCCGGCAGGCCGACATCATCGTGGCCGCCGCCGGGGTGCCCCACCTGATCAAGCCCGAGGACGTGAAGCCGGGCGCCGCCGTGCTCGACGTCGGCGTCAGCCGCGACGAGAACGGCAAGATCGTCGGCGATGTGCACCCCGGAGTCGCCGAAGTGGCCGCCTGGGTCGCCCCGAACCCCGGCGGTGTCGGCCCGATGACCCGCGCCCAGCTGCTGGTCAACGTGGTCGAGGCAGCCGAGCGGACGGCCGCCGAGGCCACCGACGCCGCCGCGACCGCGGGCTGACCCGAACCGGAAGGAACCCCATGGGTGCTGGTACGAGTCCGGCCGGGGCCGATCCGGCTCCCGCTCCCGACCCCGCCTCCGACCCCGCCTCCGTGTCCGTCCCCGGGGACAGGGGCCCGGGGGAGCGGGGCGAGCAGCCGCACGAGCCGCACGAGCCAGGAGAGCAGGGCGAGTCGGGAGAGCAGGGCGGTGCGACGGCCGAGGAGCCCGGTGCGGGGAGCACCGCCCCCCGCCGGTCGCGGCGCTTCCCGTCGCTGACCCGTGACACCGCGCGTCCCGAGGGCGGCGGTCGGGCGGCATCGGGCGACGCGCCCGCACCGGCCCGGCAGTGGCCGCTGCTCACCGTGCTCTGCACGGCCGGGGCCGGGCTGCTGATCGTCGCCGCCGACCCGTTCGCCGCGGCGTTCCGGATCGGCACGATACTGATCGGCGCCGCGCTTCTCACCGGGGCCGTGCTGCGCTGGGCGGTCCCCTCGGTCGGCATGCTCGCCGTACGGTCCCGGTTCACCGACCTGGTCACGTACGGGCTGATGGGCACCTTGATCGTGCTGCTCGCGCTGATGGCCCAGCCCAAGCCGTGGCTGGACATTCCGGTGCTGGAGGACGCGGTCCACTTCACGATCCGCTGAGGTGCGGTGCCGGTCCGGCCCGCGTGGTGACGGGGTGTCCGTCCCTTCCCCCGTGAAGGGACGGACACCCCCCGGGCGGGACCCCTGCGGAAGTCGAGCAACTCCGGTATGCGGTGGCTTGAGCGGCCTTGCCCCGTCCTGCCTCCAGCGTCATGGACGGCGGACGCGGGTTCAAGGGATCACTGGGGCCTGTGGCACGGAAGTGACCATTCCGGCACGGTGTGATCGTTGCGCAACGGTGGCGGACCGGCCCGGCGCACGGGTACGGCACGGGTACGGCACGGGTGCGGGGCGAGTGTGCGGCACGGGTGAGGGGCGGGTCGCCCCCGTGCCCGCGTGCGCTGTGTGACCGGTTGTGTGCCGTGCCACAGGGGGGCGGGCGGCCGGGGCGGCCGGGGTCGGATAGCCTGATCGCTGGATATCTCTTCACATCAAGATTCAGAGGTGTCCAGCACCAGGGGCCCGGCACCAGGGGTCGGGGACCGCCACCGCCAGCTGTCTAACGGAGATCGCCATGACCCGCACTCCCGTGAATGTCACTGTGACCGGCGCAGCCGGCCAGATCGGCTACGCGCTGCTCTTCCGCATCGCTTCCGGCCACCTGCTCGGCCCGGACGTGCCGGTCAACCTGCGCCTCCTGGAGATCCCGCAGGGCCTCAAGGCCGCCGAGGGCACCGCGATGGAGCTCGACGACTGCGCCTTCCCGCTGCTGCGCAACATCGAGATCACCGACGACGCCAACGTCGGCTTCGCCGGTGCGAACGTCGCCCTGCTCGTCGGCGCCCGCCCGCGTACGAAGGGCATGGAGCGCGGCGACCTGCTCTCCGCCAACGGCGGCATCTTCAAGCCGCAGGGCAAGGCCATCAACGACAACGCCGCGGACGACATCAAGGTCCTCGTCGTGGGCAACCCGGCCAACACCAACGCGCTCATCGCGCAGGCCGCCGCCCCGGACGTACCGGCCGAGCGTTTCACCGCGATGACCCGCCTGGACCACAACCGCGCGATCTCGCAGCTGGCCGCCAGGACCGGTGCCGCCGTCTCCGACATCAAGAAGCTGACGATCTGGGGCAACCACTCGGCGACCCAGTACCCCGACATCTTCCACGCGGAGGTGGCCGGCAAGAACGCCGCCGACGTCGTCAACGACGAGAAGTGGCTGGCCGACACCTTCATCCCGACCGTCGCCAAGCGCGGCGCCGCGATCATCGAGGCCCGTGGCGCGTCCTCCGCCGCCTCGGCCGCCAACGCCGCCATCGACCACGTGCACACCTGGATCAACGGCACCGCCGAGGGCGACTGGACCTCGATGGGTATCCCGTCGGACGGCTCCTACGGCGTGCCCGAGGGCATCATCTCGTCCTTCCCGGTCACCACGAGGAACGGCACGTACGAGATCGTCCAGGGCCTGGACATCAACGAGTTCTCCCGCGCGCGCATCGACGCCTCGGTGAAGGAGCTCACCGAGGAGCGCGACGCGGTGCGCGAGCTCGGCCTGATCTGAGTCCCGGTCCCGGTCCCGCCGGAACCGCCGTACGCCGAAGCGCCCCCGCAGCATTCCGCTGCCGGGGCGCTTCGGCGTTCCGCGGGTCCCGCACCCGATGGACGCATGACCGGGCAGACGTCACCCGTGGTGACGCCACGGCTCCCAAAAGTCTCCACCGGGCTGCGGAGTGCGGGTATGGTGTCCCCTTTCCACCACCAACGCACGCTGCCGGAGCGTGAGTTGTGGTCAGCTAGGGGGAACCGGTGACCGGGAGTACCGTGCCGCAACCGTCGCGGAGCCAGGACGACCTGCTGGGGAAACCGCCCGTGCACCCGGCCACGAGCGAGGCCTGCAGACTGCTCTGCGCCGGGGTCTATCTGCACGACGGCTACCGCGACGCCGTGATCGACCAGCTGTATGTGCAGGAGGAGCGGATCGCCGCCCCGTCGACGGGTTTCGACGCCGCCCGGGTGCTGGCGCACGCCCTGCGGGCACGCCGCTCCGAACTCCGGTGGGCCGCGGGCATCCTGGCCACCTGGCTGCTGGGCGTCGTGCTCACCCGCGGTGCCGTCGCGGTCCTCGTGATGCCGTGCGTCCTGCTCGCCCTCGCGCCCTTGATCAGGGGGTCGGCGCGCAACCCACCGGTCTACCGCCGGATCCCGGCGTTCCTGATGCGCTGGTACGGGCGGGTCCTCCTGTTCCTCGCGGTGCTCTGGACCGTCGGCAGCGCCTTCGCCGGTCTCTTCGACGACGACGACGATTCCGGGAGCTACGACTCCTCGTACGGCTCCTCGTACGACTCCTCCGACGGGCTGTCCGACGGCTTGTCCGACGCGATCCCGGACGGGGCCGGTCTCGGTCTCGCCGTGCTGAACGAAGGCTTCTCCTCCGGCGGGTCCGGCTCGGGCGCGGCCTGGGGAGCGATTGCCTTCTTCGCCCTGATCGCCACCCTGGTGGGGCTCCGGCGCGGCCAGTTCGCCCGGGTCATGGCCGGTGAGCTGGCCAGGAAGAACTTCCCCGACCAGACCGCCGACCCGGCCGAACGGACCGTGGGCGGCCGCTTCCGGCGGCTCCAGCAGCGGATCAGGCTGGAGCAGCACGCCCCGCTGATCATGTACAGCGCCGGCGATCCGTTCTGCGGTGCCGGGGTCCCGTACCACCCGTGGAACCTGGCCGTCGAGCTCCGGCCGAGCGAGGACGGCCCGACCGAACCGATCGACAACGCGCGGATCCTCCGCCGGATCGTGCCACTGCTCCAGGAGCTGCGGGTGCCGTCTCCGCACGGCTCCCCGGAGGCTGCCGCCGCCGTACGGGACCGGCTGCGCGAGCTGCAGATCGACGAGTGCGTGTTCCTGCCGGTGCTGGGCATGCGGCGGCGCGAGGACGCCCCGTACGGTCCCGAGGGCTTCGAGACCCACCGGCTGGGCGCCGTCGAGGAGGGCGGGGAGAGCCGCAGGCACTTCCTGCGCATCCGTGTCGGCGGATGGAGCGAGGAGGTCGTCGTCACCGTCTTCGTCCGGGTCCACACCCAGGGCGGGATGCTGATGCTGGAGCTCGCGCCGCATGTCCTGATGCCGGTGCACCCGTTGTTCCAGGAGGCCGACCGGATCGCCCACCGGCACCGCAACAACAACTGGTTCGGGAAGACCGCCTGGGCGGTGGCCCGCACTCCGGGCTCGCTGGTGCGCTCGGTCGTCACCCTGGGCCGCGGCGCGGTCAGCGGCTGGACGGTCCTCACCGCCGGGAACAGCGGTGCGCTGACGGACGGGCCTGCGATGTCCATCCGGCAGCTGGGCTCGGACGACGAGGCCTCGCTCTTCCAGGACATGGACATCAACCGGTATCTGAAGAGCATCCAGGACCGGGTGACCGGTGGTGTGCGGCTCGCCCTGCGCGAAGCGGGCTGGCAGACCGACGAGTTCGAGCAGAAGATCGTGAACATCGGCGCGGGCGGGGTCTTCATCGAGTCCGCGAAGGACAGCGCGATCGGCATCGGGGACCACAACAACGTCTCGTACGGAAACGCCGGCCACCGGTCCACCGCGGACCCGAAGCGGGCCCCGGGGGCGAAACAGGGCCCCGGCGCGCAGAAGCCCCCGCCGAAGCCGTCCGGACCCGGCACCTCGCCGCGGCCGGACCAGCACCCGAACACCGGAGGTAAGTGACCATGGAGACGCCCGACGGACAGCAGCCGGTACAGCGGACCGTCCACGTGGGATCGGTGACCGGCAGCGCCTTCGCCATCGGTGACCACAACACCGTCACACAGCACCAGCACGCCGCTCCCGCCGACGGGACCCAGGCCGAACTGCTCCGCGCCGTGCGGGAGCTCCGCGCCGACCTCGAACGGTTCGTCGCCTCGGACGCCACGGAGATCC from Streptomyces sp. NBC_00654 includes the following:
- a CDS encoding DUF3017 domain-containing protein; the encoded protein is MGAGTSPAGADPAPAPDPASDPASVSVPGDRGPGERGEQPHEPHEPGEQGESGEQGGATAEEPGAGSTAPRRSRRFPSLTRDTARPEGGGRAASGDAPAPARQWPLLTVLCTAGAGLLIVAADPFAAAFRIGTILIGAALLTGAVLRWAVPSVGMLAVRSRFTDLVTYGLMGTLIVLLALMAQPKPWLDIPVLEDAVHFTIR
- a CDS encoding bifunctional methylenetetrahydrofolate dehydrogenase/methenyltetrahydrofolate cyclohydrolase, translating into MTAQILDGKATAAAIKSDLTVRVAALKAQGIVPGLGTLLVGDDPGSRWYVNGKHRDCAQVGIGSIQRELPDTATQEEIEEVVRELNANPECTGYIVQLPLPKGIDTNRVLELMDPAKDADGLHPMSLGRLVLNETGPLPCTPQGVVQLLRAHGVEINGAHVVVVGRGVTIGRSIPLLLTRKTENATVTQCHTGTRDLSAHLRQADIIVAAAGVPHLIKPEDVKPGAAVLDVGVSRDENGKIVGDVHPGVAEVAAWVAPNPGGVGPMTRAQLLVNVVEAAERTAAEATDAAATAG
- a CDS encoding malate dehydrogenase — encoded protein: MTRTPVNVTVTGAAGQIGYALLFRIASGHLLGPDVPVNLRLLEIPQGLKAAEGTAMELDDCAFPLLRNIEITDDANVGFAGANVALLVGARPRTKGMERGDLLSANGGIFKPQGKAINDNAADDIKVLVVGNPANTNALIAQAAAPDVPAERFTAMTRLDHNRAISQLAARTGAAVSDIKKLTIWGNHSATQYPDIFHAEVAGKNAADVVNDEKWLADTFIPTVAKRGAAIIEARGASSAASAANAAIDHVHTWINGTAEGDWTSMGIPSDGSYGVPEGIISSFPVTTRNGTYEIVQGLDINEFSRARIDASVKELTEERDAVRELGLI